From the Rhizorhabdus dicambivorans genome, one window contains:
- a CDS encoding SDR family oxidoreductase, translating to MREGGMGFDPKGPIMMPGRLLLGSAQPIQLASAILFLASPASSYMTGHVMAVDGGYMVG from the coding sequence ATGCGCGAGGGCGGCATGGGCTTCGACCCCAAGGGGCCGATCATGATGCCCGGCCGCCTGCTGCTCGGTTCCGCCCAGCCGATCCAGCTCGCGAGCGCGATCCTGTTCCTTGCCAGTCCCGCGTCGAGCTACATGACCGGCCACGTCATGGCCGTCGACGGCGGTTATATGGTGGGATGA
- the istB gene encoding IS21-like element helper ATPase IstB → MPLPAIEAEPTSVPPAVLLANHLKALKLPTFVREYEKVAFEAAQDRADYPRYLLRLCELERIDRERRMVERRIRMARFPHTKSFDTFDFAAQPSLNKALVLELARGEWIERRRNVIALGPSGTGKTHTALALGLAACQKGHSVAFTTAAALVHDLMEARDERRLRSLQKHLASVKLLILDELGYVPFTAVGGELLFEVLSQRYERGSTLITSNLPFDEWTSVFGSERLTGALLDRLTHHVHILEMNGDSFRLASSRKRQKDKGEDK, encoded by the coding sequence ATGCCGCTGCCAGCCATCGAGGCCGAACCCACCAGCGTGCCGCCCGCTGTACTACTGGCCAACCATCTCAAAGCGCTCAAGCTGCCCACCTTTGTGCGCGAGTATGAGAAGGTCGCCTTCGAGGCCGCGCAGGATCGGGCCGATTACCCCCGCTATCTGCTGCGCCTGTGCGAACTTGAACGGATTGATCGCGAGCGCCGGATGGTGGAGCGCCGTATCCGCATGGCTCGCTTCCCGCACACCAAGAGCTTTGACACCTTCGACTTTGCAGCCCAGCCATCACTGAACAAGGCCTTGGTTCTGGAACTGGCGCGCGGTGAATGGATCGAGCGGCGGCGTAATGTCATTGCGCTGGGCCCCAGCGGCACCGGTAAGACCCACACCGCCCTCGCGCTAGGACTGGCTGCGTGCCAGAAAGGGCACAGCGTGGCCTTCACAACGGCCGCGGCGTTGGTCCATGACCTGATGGAGGCTCGCGACGAGCGTCGCTTGCGCAGCCTGCAAAAGCATCTGGCATCTGTAAAGCTGCTGATCCTCGACGAGTTGGGATATGTACCATTCACCGCCGTGGGCGGCGAGTTGCTGTTCGAGGTACTCAGCCAGCGCTATGAACGCGGCAGCACGCTGATCACCAGCAATCTGCCCTTCGATGAATGGACATCGGTGTTCGGCTCCGAACGCCTGACCGGCGCCCTGCTCGACCGGCTGACACACCACGTCCACATTCTCGAGATGAATGGTGACAGCTTCCGTCTCGCCAGCAGCCGCAAGCGCCAGAAGGACAAGGGGGAGGATAAATGA
- the istA gene encoding IS21 family transposase — MKRVELYQKVRRAVLIDGMSRRAAARYFGINRKTVDKMLCFPEPAAHGRSGQTYSRKLSGFTDIIDQILVDDRKVHIKQRHTAARIFERLRDEHGFTGGITIVRDYVAGAKLRSREVFIPLSHKPGHAQVDFGEADGIIDGKLVRFHYFCMDLPHSDAPFVKAYPAEVAEAFCEGHVAAFAFFGGIPQSILYDNTKLAVAQILGDGKRERSRMFSTLQSHYLFEDKFGRPGKGNDKGKVEGLVGYSRRHFMVPRPEAPSFDALNARFVEQCMERRQAILRGHERSIGDRLVADLAAFMPLPAVPFDPCHMVTGRASSMSLVRYRTNDYSVPTAYAHQEVVIKGYVDRVAIICGGELIAVHPRSYEREDFIANPLHYLALLEQKPRALDQAAPLDGWVLAEPMHRIRRLMEARSGKEGRREFIQVLRLCERFEQSLVEWAVARALEMGAISFDAIKMIALARLEQRVPRLDLQFYPHLPRANVGRTDPRTYMGLLSQAGTPATGVAA, encoded by the coding sequence ATGAAGAGAGTGGAGCTTTATCAGAAGGTCCGCCGCGCCGTGCTGATTGACGGGATGAGCCGTCGCGCTGCCGCCCGGTATTTTGGGATCAATCGCAAGACCGTCGACAAGATGCTGTGCTTTCCAGAGCCAGCAGCGCACGGCCGGAGCGGGCAAACCTACAGCCGCAAGCTGTCCGGATTTACCGACATCATTGACCAAATCCTGGTGGATGACCGCAAGGTTCACATCAAACAGCGACACACTGCCGCGCGTATTTTCGAGCGTCTGCGCGATGAACATGGCTTCACCGGCGGCATCACCATTGTTCGCGACTATGTGGCGGGCGCCAAGTTGCGCAGCCGCGAGGTGTTCATACCATTGAGCCACAAGCCGGGGCATGCGCAGGTGGATTTTGGTGAGGCGGACGGGATCATCGACGGCAAGTTGGTGCGGTTCCACTATTTCTGCATGGACCTGCCGCACAGCGATGCGCCGTTCGTTAAAGCCTATCCTGCCGAGGTGGCTGAGGCATTTTGCGAAGGGCACGTGGCGGCCTTTGCCTTCTTCGGCGGCATCCCGCAGTCGATCCTGTATGACAACACCAAGCTGGCAGTGGCGCAGATCCTGGGCGACGGGAAGCGCGAGCGCAGCCGGATGTTCTCGACCCTCCAGAGCCATTACCTGTTCGAAGACAAATTCGGGCGCCCCGGCAAGGGTAACGACAAGGGCAAGGTCGAGGGGCTGGTCGGTTATTCCCGGCGCCACTTCATGGTGCCGAGGCCAGAGGCGCCCAGCTTTGATGCGCTGAACGCGCGCTTTGTCGAACAATGCATGGAGCGACGACAGGCCATCTTGCGCGGGCATGAGCGCAGCATCGGTGACAGGCTGGTGGCTGATCTGGCGGCCTTTATGCCGCTACCGGCGGTGCCGTTCGATCCCTGCCATATGGTGACGGGGCGGGCCTCGTCGATGTCGCTGGTGCGCTATCGTACCAATGATTATTCGGTGCCGACGGCCTATGCCCACCAGGAGGTCGTAATCAAAGGCTATGTCGATCGGGTTGCGATCATCTGTGGCGGGGAGCTGATCGCAGTGCATCCGCGCAGCTATGAGCGGGAGGACTTCATTGCCAACCCGCTGCACTATCTGGCGCTGTTAGAACAGAAACCCCGCGCGCTTGATCAGGCAGCGCCGCTCGATGGCTGGGTGCTGGCTGAACCGATGCATCGCATCCGACGACTGATGGAGGCGCGCAGCGGCAAAGAGGGACGGCGCGAGTTCATCCAGGTGCTGCGGCTATGCGAACGCTTCGAGCAGTCCCTGGTGGAATGGGCAGTGGCCCGCGCGCTGGAGATGGGGGCAATCAGCTTCGATGCGATCAAGATGATCGCGCTGGCCCGCCTCGAACAGCGTGTGCCGCGCCTCGATCTGCAATTTTACCCGCATTTGCCGCGCGCGAATGTCGGGCGTACCGATCCGCGCACCTACATGGGCCTGCTCTCGCAGGCAGGCACTCCAGCGACGGGAGTGGCAGCATGA
- a CDS encoding aldehyde dehydrogenase family protein, with translation MAMFNLCSSTWPKSQLRADWANKGEVCTCPSRALIHESIFDRFIERAVARVAAIRQGDPLDPSVQVGAQASEDQLHKILGYIDIGKAEGAQCLVGGARALPGGALDQGYFVQPTVFVGQNHMRIFQEEIFGPVLSVTTFKTVEEAIALANDTAYGLGAGVWTRSGNTAYRLGRAIEAGRVWTNCYHQYPAHAAFGGYKASGFGRENHRMMLDHYQQTKNLLVSYDEHALGLF, from the coding sequence ATCGCCATGTTCAATCTTTGTTCTTCAACATGGCCAAAATCGCAGCTTCGGGCCGACTGGGCCAACAAGGGCGAGGTCTGTACCTGCCCGTCGCGCGCCCTGATCCATGAGTCGATCTTCGACCGCTTCATCGAGCGCGCCGTGGCGCGCGTCGCCGCGATCCGCCAGGGCGATCCGCTCGACCCGTCGGTCCAGGTCGGCGCGCAGGCGTCGGAGGACCAGCTCCACAAGATCCTGGGCTATATCGATATCGGCAAGGCCGAGGGCGCGCAGTGTCTGGTCGGTGGCGCCAGGGCGCTGCCGGGCGGTGCGCTCGACCAGGGCTATTTCGTGCAGCCGACCGTGTTCGTGGGTCAGAACCACATGCGCATCTTCCAGGAGGAGATCTTCGGTCCCGTCCTGTCGGTCACCACGTTCAAGACGGTCGAGGAGGCGATCGCACTTGCCAATGACACCGCCTACGGTCTTGGCGCGGGCGTCTGGACCCGGAGCGGCAACACCGCCTACCGGCTCGGCCGCGCGATCGAGGCCGGGCGGGTCTGGACCAACTGCTATCATCAGTACCCCGCCCATGCCGCCTTCGGCGGATACAAGGCATCGGGCTTCGGGCGTGAAAACCACCGGATGATGCTCGATCATTATCAGCAGACCAAGAATCTGCTCGTCTCCTATGACGAGCACGCGCTCGGCCTATTCTGA
- the adhP gene encoding alcohol dehydrogenase AdhP, with product MAKTMKAAVVREFGKPLVIEDAPIPTVGPGQVLVKIAATGVCHTDLHAAEGDWPVKPNPPFIPGHEGVGHVAAVGAGVTHVKEGDRVGVPWLYTACGHCVHCLGGWETLCHEQQNTGYSVNGSFAEYVLADPNYVGHLPDNVDFLDIAPILCAGVTVYKGLKATEARPGEWVVVSGIGGLGHMAVQYARAMGLNVAAVDIDDSKLDLATRLGATLTVNARSEDPSAALKKAIGGAHGALVTAVSPKAFQQALGMVRRGGTVALNGLPPGDFPLSIFDTVLNGITVRGSIVGTRLDLLEALAFAGEGKVKATVHADKLENINDVFSRMHHGDIEGRIVLDLA from the coding sequence ATGGCGAAAACCATGAAGGCGGCGGTCGTCCGCGAATTTGGCAAGCCCCTGGTCATCGAGGACGCGCCGATCCCGACGGTCGGCCCCGGGCAGGTCCTGGTCAAGATTGCGGCAACCGGCGTGTGCCATACCGACCTGCACGCGGCAGAAGGGGACTGGCCGGTCAAGCCCAACCCGCCCTTCATTCCCGGCCATGAGGGCGTCGGGCATGTCGCCGCCGTTGGTGCCGGCGTCACCCATGTGAAGGAAGGCGACCGGGTCGGTGTGCCCTGGCTCTACACCGCCTGCGGGCACTGCGTGCATTGCCTGGGTGGCTGGGAGACGCTTTGCCACGAACAGCAGAACACCGGCTATTCGGTCAATGGCAGCTTTGCCGAATATGTCCTCGCCGATCCCAACTATGTTGGTCACCTTCCCGACAATGTCGACTTCCTCGACATTGCGCCGATCCTCTGCGCGGGCGTCACCGTCTACAAGGGACTGAAGGCCACCGAGGCCCGGCCCGGCGAGTGGGTGGTCGTCTCCGGCATTGGCGGGCTCGGCCACATGGCGGTGCAATATGCCCGTGCCATGGGTCTCAATGTGGCCGCGGTCGACATCGACGATAGCAAGCTCGACCTCGCTACACGCCTTGGCGCCACACTGACGGTCAACGCGCGCAGCGAGGACCCTTCGGCAGCGCTCAAGAAAGCCATTGGCGGCGCGCACGGGGCGCTGGTGACCGCCGTTTCGCCCAAGGCGTTCCAGCAGGCGCTCGGCATGGTCCGGCGCGGCGGCACGGTCGCGCTCAACGGCCTGCCGCCGGGCGACTTCCCGCTGTCGATCTTCGACACCGTGCTGAACGGCATTACCGTGCGCGGCTCGATCGTCGGCACGCGGCTCGATCTGCTCGAGGCACTGGCGTTCGCCGGCGAGGGCAAGGTCAAGGCCACGGTCCATGCAGACAAGCTGGAGAACATCAACGACGTCTTCTCCCGCATGCATCATGGCGACATCGAGGGCCGGATCGTCCTCGACCTCGCCTGA
- a CDS encoding copper resistance system multicopper oxidase — protein MSPLHIRPIARRRFVQGLAIGGAVAGFAPALLARSAPTLPAELSGTEFDLEIAELPVNFTGKRRIATAVNGSVPAPVLRLREGDTVTLRVRNGLKEMSSIHWHGIIVPAEMDGVPGISFAGIAPGETFTYRFEVRQSGTYWYHAHTLAEQTGLYGAIIVEPKQVPTARAPDRDYCIVLSDWSDEPPLQIFLNLKKQSSYYNFAQPTAGDFLKDVGTMGLGKALERRRMWNSSRMNPTDYSDVSAATYTYLMNGAPPAGNWTGIAAPGERVRLRFVGAGTATFFDVRIPGVELTVVSTDGQPVEPVTVEEFRIGPGETYDVEFTMPEGGARTIFAQAIDRSGYARGTIAPAPGMAAAVPPLDARTWLEPVDMMGAMATMGAMGGDAHAGHGMTEMPARARHARTEYGANTDMRVDYPRTNLDDPGAGLRGRGWRVLTLADLRTPGGDPDPREPERDIELHLTGNMERFIWSLDGIKLNDSRPLHFRPNERLRVTFVNDTMMAHPMHLHGMWSDVEGPDGAFQVRKHTVVVQPAQRVSFRVTADAMGRWAFHCHLLYHMAAGMFREVVVA, from the coding sequence ATGTCTCCCTTACATATCCGGCCGATCGCGCGGCGCCGTTTCGTCCAGGGGCTGGCGATCGGCGGCGCGGTCGCCGGTTTCGCCCCGGCGCTTCTCGCGCGATCCGCACCAACCTTGCCCGCTGAGCTGAGCGGGACCGAGTTCGACCTCGAGATCGCCGAGCTGCCGGTCAACTTCACCGGCAAACGCCGTATCGCGACCGCGGTGAACGGCAGCGTGCCCGCGCCGGTCCTGCGCCTGCGCGAAGGCGACACGGTCACGCTGCGCGTACGCAACGGCCTCAAGGAGATGTCGAGCATCCATTGGCACGGCATCATCGTGCCGGCGGAGATGGACGGCGTGCCCGGCATCAGCTTTGCCGGCATCGCGCCGGGCGAGACCTTCACCTATCGCTTCGAGGTCCGCCAGAGCGGAACCTACTGGTATCACGCTCACACGCTCGCCGAGCAGACGGGACTCTATGGAGCGATCATCGTGGAGCCAAAACAGGTGCCGACGGCGCGGGCGCCCGATCGCGACTATTGCATCGTGCTCAGCGACTGGTCGGACGAGCCGCCGTTGCAGATCTTCCTCAATCTCAAGAAGCAGAGCAGCTACTATAATTTTGCGCAGCCGACCGCCGGCGATTTCCTCAAGGATGTCGGCACCATGGGCTTGGGCAAGGCGCTCGAGCGGCGGCGGATGTGGAACAGCTCGCGGATGAACCCGACCGACTACAGCGATGTCTCTGCCGCGACCTACACCTATCTGATGAACGGCGCGCCGCCCGCCGGCAACTGGACCGGTATCGCCGCGCCCGGCGAGCGCGTGCGCCTGCGCTTCGTCGGCGCGGGGACGGCGACGTTCTTCGACGTGCGGATCCCCGGGGTCGAGCTGACGGTCGTATCGACCGACGGGCAGCCGGTCGAGCCGGTCACGGTCGAGGAATTCCGGATCGGCCCGGGCGAGACCTACGACGTCGAGTTCACCATGCCCGAGGGCGGCGCCCGCACCATCTTCGCGCAGGCGATCGATCGGAGCGGCTATGCGCGTGGCACGATCGCACCGGCCCCGGGCATGGCGGCAGCCGTGCCGCCGCTCGATGCCCGGACCTGGCTCGAGCCGGTCGACATGATGGGCGCGATGGCGACGATGGGCGCAATGGGAGGCGACGCGCATGCCGGGCACGGCATGACCGAGATGCCGGCCAGGGCACGGCACGCCCGCACCGAATATGGCGCCAATACCGACATGCGCGTCGACTATCCGCGCACCAATCTCGACGATCCCGGCGCCGGGCTGCGCGGGCGCGGCTGGCGCGTGCTGACGCTGGCCGATCTGCGCACGCCGGGCGGCGATCCCGACCCGCGCGAGCCCGAGCGCGACATCGAGCTGCATCTGACGGGCAATATGGAACGGTTCATCTGGTCGCTCGACGGCATCAAGCTCAACGATTCCAGGCCGCTCCATTTCAGGCCGAACGAGCGGCTGCGCGTCACCTTCGTCAACGACACGATGATGGCGCATCCGATGCATCTGCACGGCATGTGGAGCGATGTCGAAGGCCCGGACGGCGCCTTCCAGGTCCGCAAGCATACGGTCGTGGTCCAGCCCGCCCAGCGGGTGAGCTTCCGCGTCACCGCCGACGCCATGGGCCGATGGGCCTTCCACTGCCATCTGCTCTATCACATGGCGGCCGGCATGTTCCGGGAGGTGGTGGTCGCATGA
- a CDS encoding copper resistance protein B: MIRIFPSRGIALGAALFLAPAITAPALAQDASPPSPATTPAQTATPAPHTPSAQGSQDHAGMDMPGMDMTDTKASGNGATMDMGSMQGGQAPPDARNSDDYADGYRNSTLPGYEMADKLSIPKILVDELEFTSGNEGQGVGWTVLVTKGQDNDKLWLRSQGLKNSRDQRLDPESSVEALWWHSKNPFWGTLLGVRQDLGKGATTWLAAGVEGLAPYWFDVQLTGYVGTDGRLAARAKASYEVLFTNRLILTPQVETNIYSKRSRDRQLGSGFSNVELSGRLRYEVSRKFAPYIGFVWERAFDGTAGFRRLRGEGSSEHRLVIGLRAWW; the protein is encoded by the coding sequence ATGATCCGGATTTTCCCCTCGCGCGGCATCGCTCTTGGCGCTGCCCTCTTCCTGGCGCCGGCGATCACGGCCCCCGCCCTCGCGCAGGATGCCTCGCCCCCGTCGCCCGCCACCACCCCTGCCCAAACGGCCACTCCCGCTCCGCACACTCCTTCCGCGCAAGGCTCTCAGGACCATGCGGGCATGGACATGCCGGGCATGGATATGACCGACACGAAGGCGTCCGGTAACGGCGCCACGATGGACATGGGCTCGATGCAGGGCGGCCAGGCCCCGCCGGACGCGCGCAACTCGGACGATTATGCCGACGGCTACCGCAACTCGACGCTGCCGGGCTATGAGATGGCCGACAAGCTCTCAATCCCCAAGATACTTGTCGATGAGCTTGAGTTCACCAGCGGCAACGAGGGTCAGGGCGTGGGCTGGACCGTGCTCGTCACCAAGGGTCAGGACAATGACAAGCTCTGGCTGCGCAGCCAGGGGCTCAAGAACTCCCGCGACCAACGTCTCGATCCGGAGAGCAGCGTCGAGGCGCTGTGGTGGCACAGCAAGAACCCGTTCTGGGGCACGCTGCTCGGGGTCAGGCAGGATCTCGGCAAGGGTGCGACCACCTGGCTGGCCGCCGGCGTCGAGGGACTGGCGCCCTATTGGTTCGACGTCCAGCTCACCGGCTATGTAGGAACCGATGGGCGTCTCGCGGCGCGCGCCAAGGCGTCCTATGAGGTCTTGTTCACCAATCGGTTGATCCTCACACCGCAGGTAGAGACCAATATCTATTCGAAGCGGTCGAGAGATCGGCAGCTTGGCAGCGGCTTCAGCAATGTCGAGCTGAGCGGACGGTTGCGCTACGAGGTGTCGCGCAAGTTCGCGCCCTATATCGGCTTCGTCTGGGAGCGTGCGTTCGATGGCACGGCGGGCTTCCGACGCCTGCGGGGCGAGGGGTCATCCGAACACCGGCTGGTGATCGGCTTGCGCGCTTGGTGGTGA
- a CDS encoding MFS transporter, whose product MVIPALRRTADPLVPQGESHDGKRGQSSFIVLLLAAVSASAGQTAILAFLPTLVDPNPGGLSSAHDFHVASLTAVHPLAALVAAPLWGWIADRVDYRVMLRTALIILAMVTAPVGLVALPTLYVLRTVAGMAAAAIIPLALLSASFAAVSRGEQARRFTWLTGSVFLGDLGGPLLAEASVAIMPGAPLMIVAASIGTVAGSLCLVSLPGRCAHCLDSGDPPPPTVCATGVLLLITIAAGAGLAAMHVNLLMTRSAVSLSREQIAWMLSLCGFGMLAAQIFHARLDWLVKVPGRLAGLTLGLLAAALVAFPLASSIADMSVFILVAGWSSASLRLVTSFWISGSAAASGVRLGLQHSAASIGQALAPVALAFAAPGAQPLVLWSIAGLSLLLLVVLPLAWKRPSSGANSSGG is encoded by the coding sequence GTGGTGATACCGGCTCTCCGACGAACCGCTGACCCGCTTGTTCCCCAAGGCGAATCACACGATGGCAAGCGTGGTCAATCCTCCTTCATTGTGTTGCTGCTCGCGGCGGTGTCGGCCTCGGCAGGGCAGACGGCCATTCTCGCTTTCCTTCCGACCCTGGTCGACCCAAATCCCGGCGGGCTTTCCTCAGCGCATGATTTTCATGTCGCGAGCTTGACCGCCGTCCACCCGCTGGCAGCACTGGTGGCGGCACCGCTTTGGGGCTGGATTGCCGACCGGGTCGACTACCGCGTCATGTTGCGCACAGCGCTCATTATCCTCGCGATGGTGACTGCACCAGTTGGCCTCGTAGCTCTGCCGACTCTCTACGTTTTGCGCACGGTCGCGGGGATGGCGGCCGCCGCCATCATACCGCTTGCGCTGCTCAGTGCGAGTTTCGCCGCGGTCAGCCGTGGGGAGCAGGCGCGGCGTTTCACCTGGTTGACGGGGTCTGTATTTTTGGGAGACCTCGGCGGACCGCTTTTGGCGGAAGCCTCCGTTGCGATCATGCCCGGCGCGCCGCTCATGATCGTTGCTGCCAGCATCGGCACCGTCGCGGGGTCGCTTTGCCTTGTAAGCCTGCCAGGCCGCTGTGCGCACTGCCTCGACTCAGGAGATCCGCCGCCGCCGACAGTCTGCGCCACGGGAGTCCTATTACTCATCACGATCGCTGCGGGGGCCGGGCTTGCCGCTATGCACGTCAATCTCCTGATGACGCGCAGTGCGGTCTCGCTGAGCCGCGAGCAGATCGCCTGGATGCTCAGTCTTTGCGGATTCGGCATGCTGGCGGCGCAGATCTTTCATGCAAGGCTCGATTGGTTAGTGAAGGTTCCCGGGCGTCTTGCCGGATTGACGCTCGGTTTGCTGGCAGCGGCGCTCGTTGCCTTTCCACTCGCATCAAGCATAGCCGATATGAGCGTGTTCATCCTGGTCGCCGGTTGGAGCTCGGCGAGCCTGCGATTGGTCACAAGCTTCTGGATCAGCGGTTCTGCGGCGGCCTCAGGGGTGAGGCTTGGCCTCCAGCATTCGGCTGCCAGCATCGGGCAGGCACTGGCGCCCGTGGCGCTCGCTTTCGCCGCACCCGGCGCTCAGCCTCTCGTCCTCTGGAGCATTGCCGGCCTGTCGCTCCTGCTGCTTGTGGTCCTGCCACTAGCTTGGAAACGGCCCTCTTCAGGTGCTAATTCGTCAGGCGGATAA
- a CDS encoding response regulator — translation MSSFSDTQGDGRYTILVSDDDPGVRRALQLLLRSRGYCVCSYTSGSALLADSRAKRANCLIVDYRMPDIDGFSILRQLRSLGWSGCSIMISGFHDEVLARRAADAGFDHMITKPLRSRLLLEAIGRHRRLSSNE, via the coding sequence ATGTCTTCGTTTTCTGACACACAAGGTGATGGGCGCTACACCATCCTCGTCTCCGACGACGACCCGGGTGTTCGGCGTGCCCTTCAGCTTCTCCTTAGATCCCGTGGCTACTGCGTCTGTAGCTATACAAGTGGTAGCGCGCTTTTGGCCGATTCGCGTGCCAAGCGAGCCAATTGCCTGATTGTTGATTATCGCATGCCGGACATTGATGGCTTTTCGATCCTGCGCCAACTCCGATCGCTGGGCTGGTCCGGATGCTCCATCATGATTTCGGGCTTCCATGACGAGGTTCTCGCCCGCCGCGCTGCCGACGCGGGCTTTGATCACATGATCACTAAACCACTAAGGAGCCGTCTACTCCTCGAGGCAATCGGCCGTCACAGACGCCTCTCGTCGAATGAGTAA
- a CDS encoding response regulator transcription factor: MGDRRIIHLVDDEESIRKAASFALKTAGYDVIAYTSGVEFLRTAKSAEVGCVILDVRMPEMDGLQVQTTMAARGINMPVIVLTGHGDVSVAVQAMKGGAIDFLEKPFEKAALLEAVRRAFARLDDVDLRALESSEAEVRVAALTPREQEVLEGLANGLPNKTIAYDLGCSSRTVEVHRASLMAKLEVRNLSEALRIAFAAGFGRKT; the protein is encoded by the coding sequence ATGGGGGATAGACGCATCATTCATCTGGTCGACGACGAGGAGAGCATCCGCAAGGCGGCAAGCTTCGCGCTCAAAACCGCGGGCTATGATGTCATCGCCTACACCTCCGGAGTGGAATTTCTCAGGACAGCGAAGTCCGCTGAAGTAGGCTGCGTTATCTTGGATGTGCGGATGCCTGAAATGGACGGTCTCCAAGTCCAGACCACTATGGCTGCGCGTGGGATCAACATGCCGGTCATCGTCCTGACCGGCCACGGCGATGTGTCGGTAGCTGTGCAGGCTATGAAAGGCGGCGCGATTGACTTTCTCGAAAAGCCCTTCGAGAAGGCTGCCCTGCTCGAGGCCGTGAGGCGCGCTTTCGCTCGTCTCGACGATGTCGACCTTCGCGCGCTGGAATCGTCGGAAGCCGAGGTGCGGGTTGCTGCCTTGACCCCCCGCGAGCAGGAAGTGCTGGAAGGATTGGCGAACGGCTTGCCCAACAAGACGATCGCCTATGATCTGGGTTGCTCATCCCGGACGGTCGAGGTTCACCGCGCCAGCCTCATGGCCAAGCTCGAGGTCCGCAATCTCTCTGAGGCGTTGAGGATCGCCTTTGCTGCCGGGTTCGGTCGCAAGACGTGA
- a CDS encoding PAS domain-containing sensor histidine kinase, with the protein MVDTRRGADEIASDVARLAPLFLRQAGGHVLTLLDPSGIVLSYNEEGERAECWPLDRVLGQPHDLFYPPDEITAGRPRADLDAALREGTLEREAWRVCENGSEYLARLTITALFEDDAHRGFACISRDVTDEAAVRASNETREQHLQSILATVPDAMIIIDEAGVITSFSAAAQRMFGYSEAELVGQNVSCLMPQPDRDRHDEYIAHYLQTGERRIIGLGRVVVGQRRDGSTFPMQLSVGEAGEEGQRLFTGFIRDLTAKEQDELRLKELQAELVHVSRLSAMGTMASTLAHELNQPLAAVALYLETIRDMLAVQDDEPFVSLRSVMDDAAQETLRAGHIVRRLRDFVARGEVDKSLHDLPQVITEASQLALVGARERGIRSFFAIDPAATPVLIDRVQIQQVLVNLMRNAAEAMAESSIRDLKVATSLRADGLVEVTVEDTGPGIAEEIREQLFMAFTSTKADGMGLGLSICRTIIEAHGGRIWMERSDRGGTCFHFTLIHARAEEEHGG; encoded by the coding sequence ATGGTCGACACGAGGCGCGGGGCGGACGAGATTGCAAGCGACGTAGCGCGGCTTGCGCCGCTGTTCCTGCGACAGGCTGGCGGCCACGTCCTGACGCTGCTCGATCCTTCCGGGATCGTGCTGAGCTATAATGAAGAAGGCGAGCGTGCCGAATGCTGGCCGCTCGATCGCGTTCTGGGACAGCCCCACGACCTGTTCTACCCGCCAGACGAGATAACGGCAGGACGGCCTCGCGCCGACTTGGACGCCGCTCTGCGCGAAGGCACTCTGGAGCGTGAAGCCTGGCGAGTCTGCGAGAACGGCTCGGAATACCTTGCGCGATTGACCATCACTGCGCTGTTCGAAGACGACGCCCATCGAGGCTTTGCCTGCATCAGCCGGGATGTCACCGACGAGGCGGCGGTCCGGGCTTCAAACGAAACGCGCGAGCAGCATCTGCAATCGATCCTGGCGACCGTACCTGATGCAATGATAATAATCGACGAGGCCGGCGTCATCACCTCGTTCAGCGCTGCTGCCCAGCGCATGTTCGGCTATTCGGAAGCCGAGCTCGTCGGGCAAAATGTCTCCTGTCTTATGCCTCAGCCCGACCGCGACCGGCACGACGAATACATCGCGCATTATCTGCAGACGGGCGAGCGCCGGATCATCGGTCTGGGCCGCGTCGTTGTGGGTCAGCGCCGCGACGGCTCGACCTTCCCGATGCAGTTGTCGGTCGGCGAGGCCGGTGAAGAGGGCCAGCGGCTTTTCACAGGGTTCATCCGGGATCTCACCGCCAAGGAGCAGGATGAGCTCAGGCTCAAGGAACTGCAAGCGGAGTTGGTTCATGTCTCGCGGTTGAGCGCGATGGGTACGATGGCCTCCACGCTTGCTCATGAACTCAATCAGCCGCTCGCCGCAGTGGCGCTCTATCTCGAAACCATTCGGGACATGCTCGCTGTCCAGGATGATGAGCCATTCGTCTCTCTTCGGTCCGTAATGGACGATGCCGCTCAGGAGACGCTGCGCGCTGGCCACATCGTCCGGCGCCTCCGCGACTTCGTCGCACGCGGTGAGGTCGACAAGAGTTTGCACGACCTGCCGCAAGTCATCACCGAGGCAAGCCAACTGGCACTGGTCGGCGCGCGCGAGCGGGGCATCCGTAGCTTCTTCGCAATCGACCCCGCAGCCACGCCGGTCCTCATCGACAGGGTGCAGATCCAGCAGGTGCTCGTAAACCTGATGCGCAACGCCGCTGAGGCCATGGCAGAATCATCGATCCGCGACCTCAAAGTCGCGACGAGTTTGCGTGCCGACGGCCTTGTCGAGGTTACGGTGGAGGATACCGGCCCCGGGATCGCGGAAGAAATTCGCGAACAACTGTTCATGGCGTTCACATCGACGAAGGCCGACGGCATGGGCCTTGGCCTCTCGATCTGCCGGACGATCATCGAAGCACATGGCGGCCGCATCTGGATGGAGCGCTCCGACCGAGGCGGCACGTGCTTTCACTTCACGCTGATCCACGCGCGGGCGGAGGAGGAACATGGGGGATAG